A genomic stretch from Scatophagus argus isolate fScaArg1 chromosome 19, fScaArg1.pri, whole genome shotgun sequence includes:
- the epm2a gene encoding laforin has protein sequence MATMLFRFGVIVTPESSDVEVFVLGSREEMGQWDPTRAVQMKASQKLPSPHEPCLWIGEVRLAEPFKDTLWFKFVKRVGGTYIWEGSGPSHDRWCSYEDRNVVDGVYCHPIGHWIEETGHTDEMKHTTNFYFSVAGHKAMHFSRVLPRVWLGSCPRQVEHVTVKMKFELGITAVMNFQTEWDVVNNSSGCRRNTGEAMTPETMMHLYRDCGLAYVWIPTPDMSTEGRIRMLPQAVFLLHGLLENGHTVYVHCNAGVGRSTAAVCGLLMYILGWSMRKVQYFVAARRPAVYIDEEALVQAQADFIQKFGQLRSSISYPET, from the exons ATGGCGACAATGTTATTCAGATTCGGTGTCATTGTCACACCGGAGTCTTCGGACGTGGAAGTCTTTGTGTTGGGTTCGCGTGAGGAAATGGGCCAATGGGACCCGACTAGAGCGGTTCAGATGAAAGCCTCACAGAAGCTCCCGTCACCACATGAACCTTGTCTGTGGATAGGCGAAGTGAGGCTGGCGGAGCCCTTTAAAGACACGCTGTGGTTCAAGTTCGTCAAGAGAGTCGGAGGCACTTATATCTGGGAAG GCAGCGGTCCAAGCCATGACAGATGGTGTTCGTATGAAGACAGGAACGTGGTGGATGGAGTTTACTGTCACCCGATTGGTCACTGGATAGAggaaacaggacacacagatgAGATGAAACACACCACCaacttttacttcagtgtggCTGGTCACAAAGCCATGCATTTTTCCAG GGTGCTGCCACGTGTGTGGCTGGGCAGCTGCCCTCGACAGGTGGAACATGTGACTGTAAAGATGAAGTTTGAATTGGGAATTACTGCAGTGATGAACTTCCAAACGGAGTGGGATGTGGTGAACAACTCCAGTGGCTGCAGGCGCAACACTGGGGAAGCCATGACCCCGGAGACCATGatgcatttatacagagactgTGGTCTGGCATATGTTTGGATACCCACACCTGACATGAGCACTGAGG GTCGGATCAGGATGCTTCCCCAGGCAGTATTCTTGCTTCATGGTCTTTTGGAGAATGGCCACACTGTTTATGTTCACTGTAACGCTGGAGTAGGCAGATCAACAGCGGCTGTGTGTGGCCTACTCATGTACATCCTGGGCTGGAGCATGAGGAAAGTACAGTACTTTGTTGCAGCCAGGAGGCCCGCGGTGTACATAGATGAGGAGGCTTTAGTCCAAGCTCAGGCCGACTTCATCCAGAAGTTTGGACAACTGCGATCATCCATCTCTTACCCAGAGACATGA
- the LOC124050939 gene encoding hydroperoxide isomerase ALOXE3-like yields the protein MGWDDPSIVSNTNDYVAEHWKENEFYGFQFLNAVNPNVIKRCSELPSNFPVTEEMVKPFLEEGSSLQKEMEKGHIFIYDQKKMDGIPTRVCNGESLHVAAGLCLFYLNPKNKLMPVAIQLQQQPSEENPIFLPSDLETDWLLAKMFIKNADAMDHQAVHHLMNTHFLTEVYTMATLRCFPEIHPLYKLLFPHFRYTLHINTGGRNTLFGPDGTLSTSSLGYNGMIELMRRSLSELTYSSLCLPENITARGLESIPNFYYRDDGLKLWTIINRFVKAVVEYYYPSDDEVSKDTELQEWISEIFTHGFLGNKASGFPESFHAVSEVTKFITMVIFTATGQHSAVNNGQFDYCSWIPNCPLLLHKLPPTTKGQSSMTTILESLPNVGETVSWAALLHLLSETYSDTVLLGTYPEERFDELAPKQMMKKFQEELSHLSETIATRNSKLEIPYTYLDPAYVENSITI from the exons atGGGTTGGGATGACCCATCTATTGTCTCAAACACCAATG ACTATGTTGCAGAACACTGGAAGGAAAATGAATTTTATGGATTCCAGTTTCTGAATGCAGTCAACCCCAATGTGATCAAGCGCTGCTCAGAGCTTCCCTCAAACTTTCCAGTCACTGAAGAAATGGTGAAGCCTTTCCTGGAAGAAGGAAGCTCTCTGCAGAAGGAAATGGAG AAAGGCCATATTTTCATCTATGAccagaagaagatggatggaatACCAACTAGAGTCTGTAATGGTGAATCTCTGCACGTGGCTGCTGGACTCTGTTTGTTCTACCTGAAccccaaaaacaaactgatgccAGTCGCAATACAG CTGCAACAACAACCCTCTGAGGAGAACCCCATCTTTCTGCCAAGTGACCTGGAGACGGACTGGCTGCTCGCCAAGATGTTTATCAAAAATGCAGATGCCATGGATCATCAAGCAGTCCATCATCTCATGAATACTCACTTCCTGACAGAAGTCTATACTATGGCCACTCTCCGCTGCTTTCCTGAGATTCATCCCCTTTACAAG ctgctgtttccacaCTTTAGGTACACTCTGCATATAAATACTGGAGGCCGCAACACTCTATTTGGACCTGATGGAACTCTAAGCACA AGTTCTCTTGGATACAACGGGATGATAGAGCTCATGAGAAGGTCTCTCTCTGAGCTGACCTATAGCTCCCTCTGTCTACCAGAGAACATCACTGCACGAGGACTGGAGTCCATCCCGAACTTCTACTACAGAGATGATGGCCTGAAGCTATGGACCATCATCAACAG ATTTGTGAAAGCAGTAGTGGAGTACTATTATCCCTCAGATGATGAGGTCAGTAAAGACACTGAGCTGCAGGAATGGatcagtgaaatatttacacATGGCTTCTTAGGAAACAAAGCATCAG GGTTTCCAGAAAGCTTTCATGCAGTCAGTGAAGTGACCAAGTTCATCACCATGGTGATATTCACAGCGACAGGTCAACATTCTGCAGTCAACAATGGACAG TTTGACTACTGCTCCTGGATACCCAATTGCCCACTCCTGCTGCACAAACTTCCTCCAACCACAAAGGGCCAGTCAAGCATGACAACAATTTTGGAGAGTCTACCGAATGTTGGAGAGACAGTCAGCTGGGCAGCTCTGCTTCACCTGCTTTCAGAGACATACTCTGACACG GTTCTCTTGGGCACATACCCCGAAGAGCGATTCGATGAGCTTGCTCCTAAGCAGATGATGAAGAAATTTCAAGAAGAGTTGTCCCACCTCAGTGAAACTATTGCGACAAGAAACTCAAAGCTTGAAATACCCTACACATATCTGGATCCTGCATATGTAGAGAACAGTATAACCATTTAA